A section of the Candidatus Poribacteria bacterium genome encodes:
- a CDS encoding isoprenylcysteine carboxylmethyltransferase family protein: MFIATGEFLRIWAVGYAGASTRARTLGAARDLVTTGPYRYVRNPLYIGNFLLSLGVCFVANVYWLVAVLMVGYLLQYLPIIVVEESCLMESCGQVYQTYRERVPRFIPQFPPYPYPSRHDFSWTRAFKSERRTLTAIVCVIGLIFARQLVDLL, translated from the coding sequence TTGTTCATTGCTACAGGTGAATTTCTCAGGATATGGGCAGTCGGATATGCCGGAGCATCCACCCGTGCCAGAACGCTCGGTGCAGCGCGTGATCTCGTCACAACAGGTCCCTATCGTTACGTCCGAAATCCGCTCTATATCGGTAATTTCCTGCTCAGTCTTGGCGTCTGTTTTGTCGCGAATGTGTATTGGCTCGTGGCAGTGTTAATGGTTGGCTATCTCTTGCAATACCTACCGATTATTGTCGTGGAGGAGTCGTGTCTGATGGAATCCTGTGGTCAGGTCTATCAGACATACCGAGAACGAGTACCCCGCTTTATTCCTCAATTTCCTCCGTATCCCTACCCATCTCGCCATGATTTTTCTTGGACACGCGCCTTCAAAAGCGAAAGGCGGACTTTAACAGCGATCGTCTGTGTCATTGGATTGATTTTCGCGAGGCAACTTGTCGACCTATTATAA
- a CDS encoding polyprenyl synthetase family protein: MQKTAQEPSPTKHLVATYLSDVKSKVDACIFDFLPTTHKHPDVHQLYQMMLDYPRRAAKGLRPALCMLMCEAFGGDTQRAVNTAASLELLQNWLLIHDDIEDGSELRRGEPCLHQKHGIPMAINVGDALHCKMWEMLHRNTEILGHQLAFRILSEFIQLSNQVVEGQHIELSWVNDNRWDLDEDDYLTMCIQKTAWYTCITPCRVGAIIGDASETEIDGLVELGKEIGIAFQIQDDVLNLIGDVGRYGKEIAGDISEGKRTLVLIHLINACSSAEARHVIDIMARPRDEKTEAEVESVLHLMQKYKSIAYAQQRSQALLQEAAGRFQNNFAHLPDGRAKQLFFSLIRFFVEREY, translated from the coding sequence ATGCAGAAAACTGCACAAGAACCTTCACCAACAAAGCATCTTGTCGCAACATACCTCAGCGATGTCAAAAGTAAGGTTGATGCCTGTATTTTTGACTTTCTCCCGACTACACACAAGCACCCGGATGTCCATCAGTTGTACCAAATGATGTTAGACTACCCGCGCCGCGCCGCGAAGGGGTTGCGTCCCGCGCTCTGCATGCTCATGTGTGAGGCGTTCGGCGGAGATACACAGCGCGCCGTTAACACTGCTGCCTCACTTGAACTCCTCCAGAATTGGCTCCTGATTCACGACGATATTGAAGATGGTTCCGAACTTCGAAGAGGCGAACCGTGTCTCCATCAAAAACACGGGATCCCTATGGCTATCAACGTTGGGGACGCTCTCCATTGCAAGATGTGGGAGATGCTTCACCGAAACACTGAGATCCTCGGACATCAACTCGCCTTCCGCATTTTATCTGAATTCATACAACTTAGCAACCAAGTCGTTGAAGGACAGCACATTGAATTGAGTTGGGTTAACGATAACCGCTGGGATCTCGATGAAGATGACTACTTAACGATGTGCATACAGAAAACCGCATGGTATACCTGTATCACACCGTGTCGAGTTGGCGCAATCATCGGTGACGCAAGTGAAACAGAAATAGATGGACTCGTAGAACTCGGCAAAGAAATCGGCATCGCCTTTCAAATTCAGGACGATGTTCTGAACCTAATCGGTGACGTCGGTAGGTATGGAAAAGAGATTGCTGGGGATATTAGTGAAGGCAAGCGGACCCTCGTTCTTATTCATCTTATTAATGCTTGCAGTTCGGCTGAAGCCCGACATGTAATTGACATCATGGCGCGTCCTCGTGATGAGAAAACCGAGGCTGAAGTCGAGAGCGTGCTCCACTTAATGCAAAAATATAAATCTATTGCTTATGCCCAACAGCGGTCTCAAGCACTCTTGCAAGAAGCCGCTGGACGGTTTCAGAACAATTTTGCCCATCTCCCTGATGGACGGGCAAAGCAGTTGTTTTTCTCTCTAATCCGTTTTTTCGTTGAACGTGAATATTAA
- a CDS encoding LptF/LptG family permease translates to MNILDRYLLREYLKAFFVGLLFFIALIIIVRLLDKDIKKFDDDVAYITAVKIVLYQAPRRIMEVVPVAAFVAIFFVLGRMVQTSEFTAMKAGGLSVYRLLVPILIVTLVICGLFALFYNRVAAPAFHEAHLLQNNVRPRRGRNIVFKGKGDRIFYSQRIALDARKIQQLTIYEHDTEGKLARVTFAESAEWTSTQWHLTDGYIRHFEKGIEVGYEAFDTHAIARHEDPTRFIGSEKDTRAMTIEELRQQIAYKQEAGQISRKEQVKLYHKTAYPFAAVVVVMLGAPIAIRFGRAGFFAGLVMAFFLSFIYWALSFATLEGLSESGKLHPFLACWGANILYAVVGGVMIWRTPK, encoded by the coding sequence TTGAATATTTTAGATCGATACCTGCTTCGCGAATACCTGAAAGCCTTTTTTGTCGGGCTTCTGTTTTTTATCGCACTGATTATTATCGTGCGTCTGCTGGATAAGGACATCAAAAAATTTGATGATGATGTCGCTTATATAACGGCTGTTAAAATCGTTCTCTACCAAGCACCACGGCGGATTATGGAGGTCGTCCCCGTTGCCGCATTTGTCGCTATCTTTTTTGTGCTCGGTAGGATGGTCCAAACCAGTGAATTCACTGCTATGAAGGCGGGGGGGCTGAGTGTTTACCGGCTCCTCGTTCCTATTTTGATTGTAACACTCGTTATTTGTGGACTCTTCGCGCTGTTTTATAACCGGGTCGCAGCACCTGCCTTTCATGAAGCGCATCTCTTGCAAAATAACGTTAGACCGCGCCGCGGCAGGAACATCGTCTTCAAAGGTAAAGGCGACCGTATCTTTTACTCACAGCGGATTGCTTTGGACGCACGTAAAATCCAACAACTCACTATCTATGAACATGATACTGAGGGGAAACTCGCTCGCGTAACGTTCGCGGAGTCAGCGGAGTGGACATCTACCCAATGGCACTTAACGGACGGATACATTCGCCACTTTGAAAAAGGGATCGAGGTTGGTTATGAAGCTTTCGATACACATGCGATAGCGCGGCATGAGGATCCTACCCGTTTTATCGGGAGTGAAAAGGATACCAGGGCGATGACAATTGAAGAACTTCGCCAACAGATTGCCTATAAACAGGAAGCCGGACAGATTTCGCGTAAGGAGCAGGTAAAGTTGTATCACAAAACGGCGTATCCGTTCGCAGCTGTCGTTGTTGTTATGCTTGGCGCGCCTATCGCTATCCGTTTTGGGAGAGCAGGTTTCTTCGCGGGTTTGGTGATGGCTTTCTTCCTCTCTTTTATCTATTGGGCACTCTCTTTCGCAACGCTTGAAGGATTGAGTGAAAGTGGCAAACTCCATCCGTTTCTCGCATGTTGGGGAGCGAACATCCTCTATGCTGTTGTTGGCGGTGTCATGATCTGGCGCACACCGAAATAA
- a CDS encoding SDR family oxidoreductase: MAFLKDALAGRHIIISGGCGAIGLGIVKKLMAHGANVTVNDLLLDQQAADRFSQIGIDISKINYVKADLTDTDETDMLVDTARERFGPIHVALCHIGMVIPKPLLEYKAEEWDETMAVNVRTAFLLGSAASRSMLEDGIKGQLIFTTSWVADVPWPEIGPYNASKAAMKQLMRSFARELADKGIRANAVAPGIVSVGLAKQQWDTDPTYRARAQKAIPLGVMQPLDSVADAFLFLCSTAADYMTGTVLLVDGGCSLYPMDDA; encoded by the coding sequence ATGGCTTTCCTTAAGGATGCACTCGCTGGACGACATATAATTATTTCCGGCGGGTGCGGAGCGATCGGACTTGGAATCGTCAAAAAATTAATGGCGCACGGTGCAAATGTAACGGTGAACGATCTCCTACTGGATCAACAGGCAGCAGATCGATTCAGTCAGATTGGCATTGACATATCGAAAATAAACTATGTTAAAGCGGACCTGACAGACACTGATGAAACCGATATGCTGGTAGATACTGCTCGTGAACGGTTTGGACCTATCCACGTCGCTTTGTGCCATATTGGTATGGTGATTCCGAAACCGTTGTTGGAATACAAAGCAGAAGAGTGGGATGAGACAATGGCAGTCAATGTGCGGACAGCGTTTTTATTGGGGAGTGCCGCATCCCGTTCAATGCTCGAAGACGGCATTAAAGGACAACTTATTTTTACGACATCTTGGGTCGCTGATGTGCCGTGGCCTGAGATTGGACCGTATAACGCAAGCAAGGCTGCAATGAAGCAGTTAATGCGTTCCTTTGCCCGGGAACTCGCCGACAAAGGAATTCGCGCCAACGCAGTCGCCCCCGGGATCGTCAGCGTTGGACTTGCGAAACAACAGTGGGATACGGATCCAACCTATCGTGCTCGTGCGCAGAAAGCGATTCCGCTTGGCGTTATGCAACCGCTTGATTCGGTGGCAGACGCCTTTCTATTTTTGTGCAGCACGGCTGCAGATTATATGACTGGAACAGTGCTACTTGTAGACGGTGGATGTAGTCTGTATCCAATGGATGATGCCTAA
- a CDS encoding tagatose 1,6-diphosphate aldolase has product MNDISSGKLRGIMKLADANGRFKMMAIDQRGSMVQALADALNKDNTEVQYEDVAALKTLITRILSPNSTAVLTDPIYGHPYSITEIPRDVALLLAYEESGYVSEGVAENERLSNPIANWSIAKAQRAGADAIKLLAYYHPDASADTLEHQHAFVRHVGDECEKQDLPFLLELVSYALEGTTKSVAFAKQKPDLVIRSVEEFIDPSYKVDILKLEFPADLKYTADYRDASFYAGESAYGLAEVKEICQKLDEASTLPWVILSAGVDIEEFIENVDLATGAGASGFLCGRAIWKDAVQYYPDTGAVQQFLENEATMNFRNANAAAENALPWFEHRQFGGVENVQIAKQSETWYQDY; this is encoded by the coding sequence ATGAACGATATTTCCTCTGGTAAATTGCGGGGTATCATGAAACTCGCTGATGCGAATGGTCGCTTTAAAATGATGGCGATTGACCAGCGGGGTTCCATGGTACAGGCACTCGCAGATGCGCTTAACAAGGACAATACTGAAGTCCAATACGAAGATGTTGCAGCTCTGAAAACTCTCATTACGCGAATCCTTTCTCCAAATTCAACAGCGGTTCTGACCGACCCAATTTACGGACACCCCTACTCTATTACCGAGATTCCACGGGATGTCGCATTGCTGTTAGCCTATGAAGAATCGGGTTATGTCAGCGAAGGCGTTGCTGAGAACGAACGTCTCTCCAATCCGATTGCAAACTGGAGCATCGCCAAGGCACAGCGTGCCGGGGCAGATGCCATTAAACTCCTCGCCTATTACCACCCTGATGCCTCTGCTGATACCCTCGAACACCAGCACGCCTTTGTGCGGCATGTCGGGGACGAATGCGAAAAGCAGGATTTGCCGTTTTTATTAGAATTAGTCAGTTATGCGCTTGAAGGCACGACAAAGAGTGTCGCCTTCGCCAAACAGAAACCCGACCTTGTGATTCGGAGCGTTGAAGAGTTCATCGATCCCAGTTACAAAGTTGACATTCTCAAGTTAGAATTTCCTGCTGATCTGAAATATACCGCAGATTATAGAGACGCCAGTTTTTATGCAGGGGAGTCAGCGTATGGACTCGCTGAAGTCAAAGAAATCTGCCAAAAGTTAGATGAAGCCTCGACACTGCCGTGGGTCATTTTGAGTGCCGGCGTGGATATTGAGGAATTCATTGAGAACGTTGACCTTGCAACCGGTGCTGGGGCAAGTGGTTTCCTCTGCGGAAGAGCCATCTGGAAAGATGCTGTCCAATATTATCCTGACACTGGAGCAGTTCAGCAGTTCTTAGAGAACGAGGCAACGATGAACTTCAGGAACGCAAACGCTGCAGCGGAAAACGCGTTACCGTGGTTTGAGCATCGCCAGTTTGGCGGTGTGGAAAACGTGCAAATTGCCAAACAATCCGAAACGTGGTATCAAGACTACTAA
- a CDS encoding Rieske (2Fe-2S) protein, translating to MSQFVKAATTAQIEPGKCIGVKVDGVFIGIYNVKGEYYAMNNICPHLGGVLSYGFLDNNCVTCPLHMWEFDVTTGECVWPGEEKLPTYPVKVEGEDILVNVETPLQAS from the coding sequence ATGTCACAATTTGTAAAAGCCGCGACAACCGCCCAGATTGAACCCGGTAAATGTATCGGTGTAAAAGTCGATGGTGTTTTCATCGGCATCTACAATGTGAAAGGCGAGTATTACGCCATGAACAACATCTGCCCACACCTCGGTGGGGTTTTGAGTTACGGCTTTTTAGATAACAACTGTGTTACCTGCCCACTCCACATGTGGGAATTTGATGTGACGACAGGTGAGTGTGTGTGGCCCGGTGAGGAGAAACTACCCACCTATCCTGTCAAAGTGGAGGGTGAAGATATCCTCGTGAATGTGGAGACACCTCTCCAAGCAAGTTAG
- a CDS encoding glucose 1-dehydrogenase gives MVGQFRLDGKVSLVTGASRGIGLAMAEGLAGAGSDLVVVGREIETLTPVAERIAGETGRNVLPIQADVSNLAEIDALVAQTVETLGRLDVLVNNAGVNIRNPALEFTEADWDFVTDVNLKGAFFLAKACGDVMQRQKSGKVINTLSLTSAIGLPTSVAYTAAKGGLLQLTKLLAVEWAEHNIQVNGIAPGFIRTEMTAPAQEDSRNRWILNRTPAERWGEPEDLAGLTIFFASNAADFVTGQMVFVDGGFMAGSDWRRQS, from the coding sequence ATCGTTGGACAATTTCGATTGGACGGTAAGGTAAGCCTCGTCACTGGGGCGAGTCGCGGTATTGGACTCGCGATGGCAGAAGGACTTGCGGGTGCAGGTTCAGATCTCGTCGTTGTCGGTCGGGAGATAGAAACATTGACCCCCGTCGCTGAACGCATTGCCGGTGAAACCGGTAGAAATGTCCTCCCTATTCAGGCGGATGTCAGCAATCTTGCAGAAATTGACGCACTCGTCGCACAGACTGTCGAGACTTTGGGGCGACTTGATGTTCTCGTTAACAACGCTGGGGTCAATATACGCAACCCCGCATTGGAATTTACCGAGGCGGATTGGGACTTCGTTACGGATGTTAATCTGAAGGGTGCGTTTTTTCTCGCAAAAGCCTGTGGTGACGTCATGCAGCGACAAAAGTCGGGGAAGGTCATCAACACGTTATCGCTCACCTCAGCGATCGGACTCCCGACGAGTGTCGCCTATACAGCGGCGAAGGGGGGACTCCTCCAATTGACAAAACTCCTCGCCGTAGAATGGGCGGAACACAACATTCAGGTCAACGGCATCGCGCCCGGCTTCATCCGAACCGAGATGACTGCCCCCGCACAAGAGGACAGCCGAAACCGATGGATTCTCAATCGTACCCCTGCCGAGCGATGGGGCGAACCTGAAGACCTCGCAGGCTTAACAATTTTCTTCGCTTCTAACGCCGCTGACTTTGTTACCGGGCAAATGGTTTTCGTTGATGGTGGATTCATGGCAGGGAGTGACTGGAGGCGACAGTCCTAA
- a CDS encoding type II toxin-antitoxin system RelE/ParE family toxin codes for MRSTRPRELQFYKAPNGREPFTQWFKTIRDTRAQSSIRSRFIYLEQGNFGDYRSVGDGVFELRIHVGAGYRVYFAEVDNTIVLLLCGGDKSSQAQDIQRAKTYWQEYKEVHT; via the coding sequence ATGCGTAGCACACGCCCACGAGAACTGCAATTCTATAAGGCTCCAAATGGCAGAGAACCTTTTACTCAATGGTTCAAAACCATTCGGGATACAAGGGCACAAAGTAGTATCCGGTCAAGATTTATCTATCTTGAGCAGGGGAATTTCGGGGATTACCGTTCTGTTGGTGATGGTGTTTTTGAACTGCGTATCCATGTCGGAGCAGGGTATCGTGTTTATTTTGCCGAGGTAGATAACACTATCGTGCTTTTGCTCTGCGGTGGCGACAAGTCATCGCAGGCACAAGATATTCAACGGGCAAAAACCTATTGGCAAGAATACAAAGAGGTACACACATGA
- a CDS encoding LptF/LptG family permease codes for MRILARYILKEFIPPFIIALICFTLILIFDDLFRLTKLFVQKGISPVYLVELIIYVMPATVVLSLPMAALVAILLSLGRLSTDNEIIAMKAHGVAFHHLMLPLLGMAVVLSIIDLGLMDYALPRANLAYATLKRDIQRHNPTFVLEEATVMKELEREGKLWMYESTDAKSGRMLEVKIWDGIWTGRPRFSHAQEGTLSYENGRAVLTLYDGLTYEPTTDNSDGFRITKFQQQQLALQLTEDLERGTLQNQTPRSMTIAQLKGFINKLEAAVPTSQNPDYTGRRLRLAEVEYHKKFSIPFACLAFGLMGVPLGLMVRQGGKMIGFGVGLTVILVYYLLLQIGQSAGLNGMISPALAMWLPNIAIGAFGVFLSIRVIGEGTLRTWRARDSKLPLVVNRKVES; via the coding sequence ATGAGAATATTAGCGCGGTATATACTTAAAGAATTTATTCCACCGTTCATCATCGCACTTATCTGTTTTACCCTTATCCTTATCTTCGATGATCTTTTTCGATTAACGAAGCTCTTTGTGCAGAAGGGGATAAGTCCGGTTTACCTTGTTGAGTTGATCATTTATGTGATGCCAGCGACGGTTGTGTTATCTCTTCCCATGGCGGCTTTGGTCGCAATTTTACTTTCGCTCGGAAGACTCTCTACCGATAATGAAATCATCGCGATGAAAGCACACGGCGTCGCTTTCCATCATCTCATGCTTCCGCTTTTAGGCATGGCAGTGGTGCTGAGTATCATTGATCTCGGATTGATGGACTACGCACTACCAAGGGCAAATCTCGCTTACGCGACACTCAAACGCGACATTCAAAGGCACAATCCAACGTTCGTTTTGGAAGAAGCCACCGTTATGAAGGAGTTGGAGAGAGAAGGCAAACTGTGGATGTACGAATCCACGGATGCCAAGAGTGGTCGTATGCTGGAGGTCAAAATATGGGATGGTATCTGGACTGGACGCCCTCGCTTCAGCCACGCCCAAGAGGGCACCCTCAGTTATGAAAATGGCAGAGCCGTGCTCACGCTTTACGATGGACTTACATACGAACCCACAACCGATAATTCAGATGGATTTCGTATCACAAAGTTCCAGCAGCAACAACTCGCACTGCAGTTGACCGAGGATCTGGAGCGTGGGACCCTACAAAACCAGACACCACGATCAATGACAATTGCCCAACTCAAGGGGTTCATCAATAAATTGGAAGCCGCCGTCCCAACCAGTCAAAATCCTGACTACACCGGTAGGAGACTCCGTTTGGCGGAGGTTGAGTATCACAAAAAGTTTTCTATCCCTTTCGCGTGTTTAGCATTCGGATTAATGGGCGTGCCGCTTGGGTTGATGGTCAGACAGGGCGGTAAGATGATTGGGTTTGGTGTCGGCTTAACCGTTATCTTGGTTTACTACTTACTGCTTCAAATCGGTCAAAGTGCTGGTTTGAACGGCATGATATCTCCTGCCCTTGCCATGTGGCTACCCAATATAGCAATTGGTGCGTTCGGTGTTTTTCTGAGTATCCGTGTGATAGGCGAGGGGACGCTGCGGACGTGGCGCGCCCGAGACAGTAAACTCCCGCTTGTCGTCAATAGGAAAGTCGAATCATAA
- the ggt gene encoding gamma-glutamyltransferase: MNLHKREYGTVAGPHPRTAQAGFEMLLAGGNAVDAAVAAAFAEGVVEPSHNGIAGYGGCVLIYRKKTQDVIAIDYNTAAPAAASETMFTIEDAPDAVAGYRVPGRVNVHGPLSIGIPGVVAGLCLTLEDFGSLPLTDVLRPAINSARYGYAPNTANRGGIAGNAERWKQDFPETARVFLKNGRPPKKGETLTNPELARTLEAVAEGGHAAFYEGSIAETIANYIQELGGCLTVDDLKNYRPLITHPYKIQYRDYSVYTAPLGAGGLTTLQMLRLAEEFDVAGMSVSERFHLFAEAMKVCWPERLRRFGDPNFVDIDIETELSDSFTATLSEKLKAGLESPQPGEVVYHEPMNCTSHISTADAHGNMVSLTQTHGGGFGSMVTVPGTGLLFGHGVGRFDPRPGIANSVGPGKRPLHNMAPCLATRDGKPFATYGIPGGRTIPNNQLNISVGLIDLQVSMQQALDAPRFHSDGAEPIQVEPRAGEEVLAALRELGHEVTPSAGIGGPGHGVRVSDDGTYHDGGTDPRGEGKVMAK; encoded by the coding sequence GTGAATTTACACAAACGGGAATATGGGACTGTCGCTGGACCACACCCTCGCACAGCGCAAGCGGGGTTTGAAATGCTCCTTGCGGGTGGAAACGCCGTTGATGCAGCTGTTGCGGCAGCGTTTGCGGAAGGGGTTGTAGAGCCTTCGCACAACGGTATCGCGGGCTACGGAGGTTGTGTTCTTATCTATCGCAAGAAAACGCAAGATGTCATCGCCATAGACTACAACACTGCAGCACCGGCTGCTGCTTCTGAGACTATGTTTACGATTGAAGACGCACCAGATGCAGTTGCGGGGTACCGGGTGCCGGGACGCGTAAACGTCCACGGGCCTTTGTCTATAGGTATACCGGGGGTCGTCGCAGGCTTATGCTTAACTTTAGAGGATTTCGGGAGCCTGCCACTCACGGATGTCCTCCGACCCGCCATCAATTCCGCGCGTTACGGCTATGCTCCGAACACTGCAAACCGTGGTGGGATAGCAGGAAATGCCGAACGCTGGAAACAGGACTTCCCCGAAACGGCACGTGTCTTTCTCAAAAATGGCAGACCGCCGAAGAAAGGGGAAACACTCACCAACCCCGAACTCGCCCGAACCTTGGAGGCGGTCGCTGAAGGCGGGCACGCCGCATTCTATGAAGGTTCAATCGCCGAAACGATCGCAAACTACATTCAGGAATTAGGCGGATGCCTCACCGTGGATGACCTCAAGAACTACCGCCCTCTCATTACACACCCTTATAAAATTCAGTATCGAGACTACTCGGTCTATACGGCACCGCTCGGAGCAGGTGGACTGACCACTTTACAGATGCTCCGATTGGCGGAGGAATTTGATGTAGCAGGGATGTCCGTCTCTGAAAGGTTTCATCTATTCGCTGAAGCCATGAAAGTCTGCTGGCCCGAAAGACTTCGTCGATTCGGTGACCCAAATTTCGTTGATATAGATATCGAAACGGAACTCTCCGATAGTTTCACGGCTACACTCAGCGAAAAACTGAAGGCTGGACTTGAATCGCCGCAACCGGGAGAGGTTGTCTATCATGAACCGATGAACTGCACGAGTCATATCTCGACTGCGGATGCACACGGGAATATGGTATCCCTTACACAAACGCACGGCGGTGGATTCGGTTCAATGGTGACAGTGCCAGGAACAGGGCTCCTCTTCGGACACGGTGTCGGACGTTTCGATCCGCGACCGGGGATTGCGAACTCAGTGGGACCGGGTAAACGTCCACTTCACAATATGGCTCCGTGTCTCGCCACGCGGGATGGCAAACCTTTCGCCACCTACGGTATTCCGGGCGGTAGAACTATCCCGAACAACCAACTTAACATCAGCGTCGGTCTTATAGACTTACAAGTCTCAATGCAGCAGGCACTGGATGCACCACGGTTCCACTCCGATGGTGCCGAACCGATCCAAGTCGAACCTCGCGCCGGTGAAGAGGTGCTCGCAGCATTACGAGAACTCGGACACGAAGTTACCCCAAGTGCTGGCATCGGAGGTCCAGGACACGGTGTTCGCGTCTCGGACGATGGAACATACCACGACGGGGGCACCGACCCGCGCGGTGAAGGTAAAGTAATGGCGAAATAA
- a CDS encoding NAD(P)-dependent oxidoreductase, which produces MAYLITGGMGCIGTYVIRDLLTSGEKVVVYDFAYDLTIPKMVLTDEHLDGFTFVQGDITDLPHILRTLQEHEIDRIIHLASWQVPACNANPPEALKVVCEGTINILEAARIFNLKRVVWASSVAVFGAPEDYNHEQILNDAPHYPKFIYGACKSLNERYAMHYFDAYGVDSIGLRFTAVYGVGRTRGMSSFTTQMIEAVALGKPHVCPFGDDAVDWQYVEDVSRSIVVSCTCPTTQTRVFNVKGGIRPVTDGVSYLKTLVPDAQITLEPGIFGISWDYDATPIAEEMGFTPDYTMEQGILKTFNRFRERAGLAQI; this is translated from the coding sequence ATGGCATATCTGATCACCGGTGGCATGGGGTGCATCGGTACTTACGTCATCCGCGACCTATTGACCTCCGGTGAAAAGGTAGTCGTTTACGATTTTGCTTACGACCTGACGATTCCCAAAATGGTACTCACGGATGAACACCTTGACGGGTTCACTTTTGTGCAGGGTGACATTACCGATCTACCACACATCTTGCGCACCCTCCAAGAACATGAAATTGATCGGATCATCCATCTCGCCTCGTGGCAAGTGCCAGCGTGCAATGCGAATCCACCAGAGGCACTAAAGGTGGTTTGCGAGGGGACGATTAACATATTGGAAGCGGCGCGTATTTTCAACCTCAAACGGGTTGTATGGGCAAGCAGCGTTGCCGTCTTCGGGGCACCAGAGGATTACAACCACGAACAGATTCTCAACGACGCGCCACACTATCCGAAGTTTATCTATGGCGCATGCAAATCGCTCAACGAAAGATACGCGATGCACTATTTCGATGCCTACGGTGTGGATTCAATCGGACTTCGGTTTACTGCGGTCTACGGGGTCGGTAGGACCCGCGGCATGAGTTCATTCACGACGCAAATGATCGAAGCAGTGGCATTAGGTAAACCACATGTCTGTCCGTTTGGTGATGATGCAGTGGATTGGCAGTATGTAGAGGATGTTTCTCGTTCGATTGTTGTCTCTTGCACCTGTCCAACAACGCAGACACGCGTTTTCAATGTGAAGGGCGGTATCCGACCGGTCACAGACGGTGTGTCATACCTCAAGACCTTAGTGCCAGATGCACAGATTACGTTGGAGCCAGGGATATTTGGAATCTCGTGGGACTACGACGCAACGCCTATCGCTGAAGAGATGGGCTTTACGCCTGACTACACGATGGAACAAGGAATCCTGAAAACGTTCAATCGCTTCCGAGAGCGTGCGGGGTTGGCACAGATATAG